TCATCGTCATTTAATGTATATGGATTTCTACTATTTATAAGGATTTCTCCAGCAGTAGGGCGATCAATTGTGGACACACTATTTAAAAATGTTGTTTTTCCGCTTCCTGAAGGCCCCATAACTGCTACGAATTCATTTTCTCCAAGCTGAAAATTGATACCATTCAATGCTCTATAGGTGATTTCTCCGATATATTCTTTTTGTAGATTGGACACTTGTAGGATACTGTTTCCCATCTTCAACAACTCCTTACTTTAATTGATAGCTCTATTATAAAAAAGGAGCCGTCATATACCTATTTAGCTATATGACGTCAATATGACAAAGTTGTCATATTACTTTTTTCCGCTTATTTGAAAAATCTATGGTAAAGGTTGTGGTATTGTTTAGAGATAGTAAAGTGAAAGGGTGCTCTAACGAAGTTAGTATCTTCTTCACCAAATAGAGGCCAATCCCTGTTGCTGCACCACCCATTCGTCCTTTTGTACCTGTATAAAATAAATCAAAGACTCGGGAAATCTCGCTCTCAGGAATGGTCTCTCCCTCGTTTTTAATTTGTAAAATAGCATCGTCATACATGATTTGAATGGAGCTTTCAGAATCCCCGTATTTAATAGCGTTATTGAGAATTTGATAGAGCGTAATTTTTAACCATTTCTGGTCTGAGTAAATAATAGGGTTGTCAGTGAATACTATTTTGGGGAAAATTTCCTTAGCGATGAAATAATCCTTTAAATTGTTGATTACCTCCTGAACCAGTTCCTTTAATAGGAGTGCTTCAATTTTTAAATCCGCAGCAAGATGGGAAGTACGTTCATAACTGAGTAGTTGGTTGAGGGTAAATGTCATCTTGTCACATTCATTCTTAATAATTTGCCACTCGGATGGATTACTTGCAGCAGCATTAGGATTAGATTGAATAATCAATTGAATCACTGATAGGGGTGTTTTCATCTGATGGGCAAAATGAGATAACACAAGCTGTCTTTCATTTCCTTGTTCTTCAAGTAGTTGCTGCTGAGTTAAATATAAATACTGCATTTGACGTAGCTTTGAGCTATAGGCTTGTTCAATCCAAGCTTGAGGTTCAAATAAGTGTAAATCATTATGTGTGAGGGTGTTGTTTTGTAAATGGGCATACAATTTCCTTCTACGAAAATAACGACCAACTAGCCAAATCGTAAATAAGAAGCTAACGAGAAAAATAAAATAGAAATAGTGCGATGATAAATCATCCAATACTTGTATGAGCCAAGGAAGAAACAGAAAGCTTATAGCGTAAAGGATAATGACACTTGCATGATCTCGAAAAAAAAGTTTCATTCTTCTACCTCCACTAATTGGTAGCCGAGTCCGCGAATGGTTTTAATTTCTAGTAAAGATTGAATGACTTCAAATTTTTTACGTAGACGGCCAATGTTCACGGATAAGGTGTTTTCCTCAACAAAGGTTTCATCATCCCAAATGGCACTTAACAGCTCTTGACGAGTAACAACATTCGGATATGAATCAAATAGTAATTTGCAAAGCTGCATTTCTTTTAATGTTAATAAGCTCTCCTGTTTTGCTGTTTGAAGACGAACAGTATCAGTATTTAAAGTTGTATTTGCAATGGTGATGATAGAAGAGTCAGAAGAAGCATATTCTCCATATGTACGACGGATAAGACCATTCACTTTTGCCATAAACACATCAAGTGAAAAGGGCTTAGTCATAAAATCATCTGCACCATTTTCTATACCGTAAACCTGATCAATATCGTTAATACGCGCTGATACAATGATGATCGGACATGTGGAAAGCTGGCGGATTTTCCTTGACCAAAAATAGCCATCATAGGTTGGTAGGTTAATATCCATAACCACAAGATGGGGTTGAATAGTCTGAAATTCTTCTACAATATGATGGAATTGCTGGACAGTATAGCATTGAAATTGATATTTTGTTAATTGCTCTGTGATTAGCCTTGAAATATTAGCATCATCTTCGATTATGTAAATTTTGTACATAGTATCGACCTTTCTTTAGTTACCTTCTTATATTGTACCCTGATTTTTTAAAATCTATGTAACTCTACATTATAAAGAAGAGCCACCACAAATCCAATTGAGAGTGTGATGGCCCTTTTAAAATTAATTTTTGGGAATGCGGAAAGATATAGTTGTTCCTTTATTAAGTGTGCTTTCAATGTGCAATCTTTGTCCATAAATCCTTTTTAGGCGTAAATCAGTATTACGGATACCTATGCCAGAGTTAGTACTTTTATTATCGTTACCTGATTGTAATTCATGTAATATGGTCGGATCTATACCAACACCATTATCAATAACACTTATTGCTACAAAATCAGGACCATCTTTAATACGAATACAGACTGTACCGCCCTTTTCCTGTTTTAATACGCCATGACGTATTGCATTTTCTACTAAATTTTGAATGGAGATAGGGGGAATATCAATATTTATATGATTATCAATATCCCATTCGATATGTAGTAGTTGCCCAAAGCGCTGTTGTTCAATATAGAGATACGAGTTTACTAGCTCTAATTCTTCCTTAAGCGGAACAACTCGCTGCAGATTTCGCACATCAAAGCTTGCATGGAGATATTCACCAAAATGATGCAATAAGTTAATCATACGATCCGTATCGATGGTACTAAGTGATGCAATTGTATTTAAAGTATTAAATAAAAAATGTGGTTGTATTTGGGCTTGTAGCCAAGCAGTCTCTAATTGCAATTGTTGATGGATGCTATATTTGAGATCGATCAAAGCGCGGCTTCGAACCTTTAATTCAAGAGCATTAATTGGCTTTGTCACATAATCATTTGCCCCATGTGCAAAGCCAATGTAAACATCTTCCGGATATTTTCGAGCTGTTAATAATAATATTGGTAATTCGAGTAAGGAATAATGCTCTCGCATCATCTCAATTAATGCATAGCCAGAGATATAGGGCATCATGGCATCAATTATAACTAAATCCCAATCATTGTCCTTTAAAGCAGCTAAAGCCATTTCACTGCTAGTTACAGTTTTAACAGCATACTCGGTTGGTGCAAATAAACTACGCATTATTGTTAAATTTACCAGATCATCATCAACCATTAAGATTTTGAATTGTTTTTCTGTTATAGAGGCCAGGATTTTTTCTTCTGCTGGAACTGCTGTAATCTCATGCTTTAAATAGTTATGCTGATCCTTTACGTTTTCCATTGCTAAAGGCAAAGTAAAATAAACATCAGATCCTTTGTTAGGAATAGAATGTATTTTCAATGTGCCTCCATGTAATTCAATAAGCTTTTTAGAAATCAATAAACCAAGCCCAATTCCATCATCATTTTCGCTTCCCTGCTCGTATGGGGAAAATAACCGACTTTGAATCGAATCATCCATGCCTAAACCAGTGTCATGGATAAGGATAACAGCCATATTCTTTTCTATATGTGCACTAATTTCAATAGATCCAGCATCTGTATATTTAATAGCATTATGTAAAAGATTAAAAAGAATTTGGATTAAGCGCTTTTCATCAGCAAGTATATTAGGAAATGATTGAGAAATAGTAGAATTCATGTGAATTTGTTTTCCATTTGTAATAAACCTTAGCATATCAAAAACCCCATATACAGCGCCTTGGATGCTAATAACTTTTTTATGAAGATGTAGATTTCCTTCTTTTAAGCGAGTGTAATCCAATATGTCATTTAATGTGAAGGACATACTTCTCCCAATATCAATGAGATACTTAAGATTTTCATGATCCTCAGCCACTAGCTTATTATTAGGATTATCATAAATGGACTGTCCTAAAGTAATCATCTTATTCATAGGATCCCACAGCTTCTGTGAACTACTTGATAAAAACTCATCCTTTAATTCATCATCCTTTTGTAATTTAGCCACTAAAACTTTAATTTGCTCTGTATTTTCAAAAAAGCGTTTAAACCAGTAACTCGAAAACCCAAGCATGATAAATAAATAGTCAAGTGGATAAACCGGTATATCAAAAACATAAATAGATTTAATAAGCCCCCAGATAACTCCATTTGTTGTACTAAGAGCTGTAAGAGCAATAAAAACAGAGCTCTGTGTTTGATTTTCAATGTACTCTCTTAACGCAAAGGCGACTACAAATAAAAATGAAGCAGCATAAAGAATAAAGAACAGCAAATTTGATATATACAGCCATTTAATAGGTAAAAGTACAATCAATAGAGCTCCTAAAGCATATAAATGAAAGAACAGCTGAAAACATTTTGCATAACGATATTTGACTAGTAAAACACGCATAAATTGGACAAAGAAAAAAGAAGCCCCTAGATAAATGACTGACGATAGTTTAAATGACCAAGCATACTCTAAATGTAACCAATCTAATATAGAGCGATCAAAGGTTATTAACTCATCGGCTAAAGGCAATAGAAAGCCAACGGTGAACAGTAATACAATAGGTTTTCGATAAATAAATAAAAACACTAAAATGCTGAAGAGTGCGAATATGATGAGCATAATTGAAATAGTCGCAAGTGATAGCTTGGTAACCTGTTGATGATGTATCATAGCTGTTGCTGAGCTAAATAAAACTCTTTTACTAATAGTAGGACTTTCTGAAGTATCAAAATTAGATACGTGTAGTACTAAGTCCATTTCAGATTGCTCATTTGTAAAATAAACAGTATAAGGGGCAGCTTGACCTCTATGGCTTTGTGGGTTAGAAGCAACTTTGCCTGATTGCCCAACTAATTTACCATTAATATATAATGCTGAAGCTGTAGATACAGCTGGAATTCGAATAGCGTAATGGTTATCTTTAGCTGCATTAGTATTAAGTTGAATTTTTAAACGATATGTACCGTAGCTTTGTGCTTTTTTCCCTGCATCTTTTATAGGAATCGTTTGCCTATTAACGCTGGAAGAATAAGTGAGTGTACGATCGTTAATGGTTAGGGGGTCTACTAAATCTGGATAATAGAGCCATTCACCATTGAGATGAAGAACTTCATCTTCAGGTAACTGCTGATGTCGAATATCAAATATTCCTTCATGGGCGACAGGCTGATTACTGGAAGGAAGAAAATATGATAGCCATAGTAGGCGAAGAATGGTCAGAGCAATAAATATTAAAACAATAGTAAGTACACGACTAGCGGTATTTTTAAACAGCGACATAAGGACCTCCTAAATGGTCTTCTGAATAAGAAAAAGGACTATATTTACCATGCCATGAAAATCAGAAAATGGAAATAAGTAATTCTCTTAAAGAATACTTTAAGATATAAAGATGTTCACAATGTCTTAAATATAGTTCTTTTTGAGTTTCATTATATTTCTAAAGTCGGTTAAATTTAATCAATTGTTAAGTATTTTTTAAGAACTATGTCGTATGATGATGGAATAAATATATCAATTTTTATGAGTAAAAACATAGATAAGATTTAACGAAAAAATCATCTCAATGGGAGAAATGATCTATTGTGGGTAAATACAAGTTAAAGTTATCGTTTGTTATTGTGAGTATGATAATCATCGTTGTACTTGCGACATCTGGTGTTAGTATTTGGAGCAGCTATCGAAATTTTAACGACATTCTTACGCAAAATAAAAACATGATGCAAGAGAATTATGTAAGGGAACTTTCGGCCATGTCCGAAAACTATATACAGGAACGATTAAATGACCCTAATCAAGCACAGTCCATAGAACTTAATATGGAGCAACTGGTTGGTAAAATACATGATGAAAATACCATTTCATTTAGCACCTTTTTCAAAAGTATGATTGTTCCTTTATTCATTTTGTTTGTAATTATTTTGATAGTAGCAATATGGATTGCTTTAAAAATTGTACGACCTCTCCAAAAACTTTCTACTAGTGTAGAAAGAGCGGAAGGGGTTCAAGAGCTTGAAGTGATTAATGATTGGTATGATGAAGTGCGATCGTTAAAAGAAGTAGTGGAGAACGTTGTAATTCTTTCAGAAAGTAAAATATCTGACTTAACAAATCAGCTAAATTTAGACTCTTTAACAGGAATTCCTAACCGTAGAAGGATGGATCAAATTTTAAATGAGTTAATTTTTAATAGAGTACCCCATGCAATAGTCTTAATAGATTTAGATGACTTTAAAAGTATAAACGATACATACGGTCATACTATGGGGGATGAGGTTTTAAAATCCTTTGCTAATCATATGCAGAACAACATTGGTAAACAGGGGATGTGCTTTCGCTATGGTGGGGAAGAGTTTATGGTCATATTACCGTCCGCTACAGTTGATATCGCTATTGAAATAGCTGAAAATCTACGAATAAAGCAGGCTTTACTAGATACCGCATGTGGACGGCCGGTAACATTGTCTGCAGGTATTACGGCTTTTACAACAAACATTATGAATCCGAATCAATTAATCTCCATTGCAGATCAGGCATTATATAAAGCGAAACAATCAGGCAGAAACTGTACCTGTGTCGTTGATGAGCTATCAGAAAAAATAATCAAATAAAAAAAGCGCAAAAAATAAAAGTATGCTATAAGTTACATCTAGCATACTTTTTTGTATGAATAATAGTTGTTATAATTCCTGTGATAACGCATTAAAAAGCTCCGTTGTTTCTTGATTTGGTAAAATCTCAAGATCATTTAACAAGGTATCTCTAAATTTATTGTAAATTTTCACAGCACTTGCTCGATTATCTATTTCGATATAGTGTTGCATTAGTTGTTGAATAGTTTTATCAGAATATGGATTATGTTCAAAGGCTAAGAGTAAGATATGTTCTCGCTTTTTTACGTCATTTATGGCTGTATAATGGGCTTCAAGATCATGCAGCAAAAGCGTAAATTGGTTATTCATATAATTGGCTTTACTAATAATCCACGGATAATCTAGTGTAGCCATGTATTCGCCTTGATACTTTTGTATAAGTGCCTCTGCCTTCTCAATATTGAGCCTTCCACTCTCCATTTTCTCATTTAAGATCTGCTCTAAGTCATAAGCATCACATTGGAAATCTTCAAGCTGTAAAATATAACAGCCATTTGCATACTGAATCACATCTAAATAGCCTAATGTAGAAAGTGTTGTACGGAGATATGAAACGGTTGTATGCAATTGCACCCTAGCTTTCTTATAGTCTGTCTCAGTCCATAAAGCGTCAATAATAGTATCCCGGGGAATGAGGCTATTAAGATTAGAAAAAAGAAAGGCAAATAACTCCTTTGTTTTTACCGTTCTCCAAAGTACGGTTTTATCATCATATGAGACAACGAAACCTCCAAAACATTGAATAGTCAATAAGGATTTTTGTTGATCTACTACAGGAAGTGACTTCTTTTCTTGGTGGAAGAGTGCTTGGATTCTATTTATGGTTGTCTCTAAGCGAGCTTTTGAAATAGGCTTTAATAAATAATCAAGTGAGTGAATTTCAAATGCTTGAATTGCATAATCACGATATGCTGTAACGAAAACGATATAGATGTTTGGATTCCATTCTTGGAGAAGATGTGCAACTTCTAAACCGTTCATGCCAGGCATTTCAATATCTAAAAATGCTACTTGAAAGGACAGGTTTGGTCCTTCAGCCATCAATTCTTTTACAGTTGTAAAAGTTTTAATAACCTCTATTGAATCAAACTCCTCTAACTTTTTCTCCATGTTTATAAGAGCTAATGGCTCATCGTCCATAACAATTACTCGAATCAAAAAGGGCACCAACTTTCAGATGTTTTTAACCTAAATCGAAAATGAGGATAGGTTAATATGAAATTTCTATCACGGTTCCTTTGTACATTCGATTGTTAGCAAGTTGTTGAGATTTATTGACAATCAATTTGACAATGATTAACAAGGTCATATTTAAATGGAGTGCGTCTCGCATTGCGTGTGGTAGTCTATCTTTTTGCAGCTTTAGCTCCTTAGAAACCAATATCGAATAAGTCTCCATCCTACATTCCTCCTTTCCTCTATTATCGGATGAAAACATTGTTTTTCCAACATTTAAAAGATGTGAATCATTAACATTTGATTTAGTTTTTATCCCATAAAATTGTGTTATTTGCTAAATATATGATTGGTATTGTATATTTTTCTGTTTTTATAGTAATAATTTGTAATATCAGGTCCATTGTCCTGAGTTATTAAACGCATTCTCTAGCATCGATTGCATAGAAGAGCCTATCTCTAGCGTGCTAGCACCAGATTGCAAAAAAATAATAAAATATGGAGGTAATATGAAATATGAAAAAACAAGCATTTGCATTAGCTGTGGCATTGACCTTTAGTCTAAGTGTATTTACGGGTTCTTCCTCTGCTGAGGAAATAGACAGGGTTCAAATTGGCAACACACTTTGGGGAATCTCAAAAGTTTTTAATTTATCTATAGAAGAATTACAGCAAATAAGTGAAATAGATTCAACCTGGATATATCCAGAGCAAACTTTAAGCATAGTTAAGGGTGATGAGAAGCCTAAGGATCAACATCTTATTGAAAAAGGTGATACTTTATTTAATATTGCACTCACAAATAATGTAACGATTGCAGAATTAAAGGAATGGAATAATCTCTCATCTGACTTAATTTTTGTAGGGGAGCAATTAGCCATTAAGGCGTCAGCGGCAAAGCCAAAACCAACCGTAAATAAAGTACAAAAGCCAGCAACAACTACAAAAGGGGCAAGTGCCGCAACAAAGGGGACAGGTAAAACATTAACGATGCGTGCAACTGCTTATACTGCATATTGTGAAGGCTGTTCAGGTATTACAGCAAATGGGACAGATATTCGATCTAATCCAAATTTAAAGGTAATTGCTGTAGATCCAAGGGTTATTCCTCTAGGCACAAAGGTTTGGGTTGAAGGTTATGGGGAGGCAATAGCGGCGGATACTGGCGGCGCCATTAAAGGCAATAAAATTGATGTCTTTATCCCTTCAGAGGGACAAGCCCGGAAGTGGGGCGTCAAGCAGGTAACAGTGAAGGTTTTAAATTGATGTCAGGAAAAGGGATATCTCATAGGAGATGTCTCTTTTATTTTTTTAGATAAATCGAATAAGTGTGAGGATTGTTGGGAACTATCAGAAATAGAGGAGGTATTTATTATGAAAAAAATAAGCTTGGTATTTATGTCTCTATTGGTGTTTGTCGGAGGCTGTGGTTTTTTTGAAAAGAAAGAAGAGAAAGTGGCGGTTAATGCTAAATCCCCGCTGACAGCAACCGCAAAAGTAATCGGTAAAGATAATGAAAGCTATGGAAATGCGTATTTTCAAGAAGAGGATAATGGGGTTATGATGACGCTAGCGTTATCGGGATTGCCACCAGGGACGCATGGAATTCATATACATGCAGTTGGAAAATGCGAACCGCCAACCTTTGAATCTGCTGGACCACATTTTAATCCAACATCTAAAGAGCACGGGAAGCTCAATCCAAAAGGCTATCATCTAGGAGATCTTCCGAATTTAGAAGTTGGTGAGGATGGCAATGTGGATTTGAATTTTTTAGCTGAAGGGCTGACACTAGAAAAAAATGCGGCAAATTCGTTACTAAACGGGGAAGGTACAGCCTTAGTTATCCATGAATCCGAAGACGACTATAAAACAGATCCTGCTGGTAATTCTGGTGCAAGAATTGCATGTGGAGTCATTCAATAATAGTGAGTACTGTATCTGAAGGCAATTACTTTAGGTACAGTATTTTTTTGAAATGGTAAATAAATAGTTGCCATTTCTGCATTTTTATACATATACATTTCGTTTTATTTAAGAGGGGAATTTATTAAGAGAGGAATTTGTTGTTTAATAGAGAATATTTCGGGGTAATAGAGATATGATTGGAATTGGTTTAAAAATCGGTGTATTTTTCAAAAATACTGAATTTACCGTAAATAGATTGACATTATTATACTAAATTTGATAATTTTAAATAGATTCTTAAATATAACCAAGGGGGAAGGTTACTATGAAGAAAAAGCGCTTTAATCTATTTCTGCTCTTAACAGCAATTGCACTCTTAATTCTGGCTGCATGCGGGGCCGATGGCGGAACAGGTACCAAGGGTAAGGATAATTCGGCATCTTCTGACAAGCCAGCATCCGACATTAAATTAATGAGCTTACTTACAGGTGGAACACAGGGAACTTACTATGCATTAGGTGGAACATTTGCTGATTTTATTACTACAGAAACAGGTATTAAAACTACTGCTGAGGTATCACAAGCCTCTGCTGCAAACATGAATGCATTGGAAGCAGGCAAAGGTGAGATTGCATTTGTTCAAACAGATATTGCTTATTATGCTACTGAAGGAAAGTTAATGTTCAAAAAGAAAATTGATACAATTGCGGCTTTGGGTGCTCTTTATCCAGAGACGGTACAACTAGTTACAACTGAGGCATCTGGAATAAAGTCATATGCAGATTTAAAAGGAAAAAAGGTATCTGTAGGTGCACCAGGGTCTGGAACTTATGCAAATGCTGAACAATTACTTGAAGTTCATGGACTAACAATGACTGATATTAAAGCTCAAAACCTCGATTTTGGGGAATCCACAGATGGTCTTCAATCAGGTCAAATTGATGCAGCATTTATAACAGCTGGTACACCCACAGCGGCAGTTGAGGCATTAAATGCAACGACGAAAGTAAATATTATTGGTGTAGATCCTGGTAAAGCAGATGCATTAATTGAGAAATATCCATACTATGCAAAAGATACAGTAAAGGCTGGAACTTATGGTATTGCTAATGATACTGAAACAGTGTCAGTTCTTGCGATGCTTGCAGTGAGAAAGGATCTTCCAGATGATGTTGTTTATTCAATGACAAAGGCTATCTATGATAATAAAGATAAAATTTCCCATCCAAAAGGAGCGTTCATCAAAGCAGAAACTGGTTTAGCTGGTATAAGTATTGATGTTCACCCAGGTGCACAAAAGTACTTTGACGAAAAGAAATAATGTAATAGCTAACAATTATCGCTTATAGTGAGTGAAAAGTAATTAATAAAGAGGCTCGGGTTGCGTAAAGCTTCGGGTCTCTTTTCTTACTTTAAATCCTGGTGAAAAGTCAATAGCTTTTTAAGTGGAGGAACAAATGTTGTGCGACAGAGGAAAGCGCTTATAGTTTTTGCTATTTTATGTAGTATCTTATGCCTAGTTATTTTTCTTCCTTTCCAAAAGGTATTCGCATTTACGGAAACGCGCACTGTGCATCCGATACTGCATTATATACCACTAACAACTGAGGAGACCTTTCAAATTAGATACACTCATTCTATTCATAAATCGGATGTGCTAGAACATTATCAATACATAGGTGGGAAGCGTATTCAAATGGTAGGAATGGAGTATGAAGATTTAGCAATTGGTATGCCGAGCAATGCTGAGGAGAATCAAATATTTACAGAGCGTAATGGTAAATATTATTTACAGTTTAACAACGAAATTATCGACAATTTTACAATATTTATTGGTGATTTAGATTTAGCTCTTGTGTTGATATACGAGCACTATGAATATGATTTAAAAAAAGATTTACAAAGGGGTAGTTCTTATTTATTTGAGGTGAAGCGTTTATCACTTTATGAACAATGGAAAGGAGTAAGGATGAGATGACAAAACAGCAAAAATTAGAAGACAAAGAAAAAGTAGAAGAATTCGAACAAATATCTGCTGAGGAGCAGCAAGCAATCCTTGAGAAATACGATATAGAATCGAATGTACGAACAATTACTGGCATCATGAAGCATGTCATTTTCTTTGGACTATTAGCATTTTCATTGTTTCAATTATACACAGCAATCTTTGGCCAATTTCCAGCTCAAATACAGCGTACAATTCATTTAGGATTTGGTTTAACACTTATTTTCTTGCTGTTCCCTGTTCGGAAAAAAGCTGCAAAGCATAAAATTGCATGGTTTGATTATATTTTAGCAATCCTATCCATTGTAGTAGGTTCGTATTGGACTATTAATTACACGAATCTTGTAAATAGTAATGGAACGATTACACAATTGGATTTTATAGTTGGAATAATTGCTGTTGTATTGGTTCTTGAGGCAGCTCGTCGTGCAGTTGGATTACCAATTACAATCATTGCAGTTGTGTTTTTGATATATGCGTACTTTGGTCCATATTTTCCTTCATTTATGGCACACCGCGGTCAGGATATAGAGAGTATCGTTAATCTTATGTATTATACGACTGATGGTATTTTTGGTACGCCAATTAGTGTTTCTGCTAC
This genomic stretch from Lysinibacillus pakistanensis harbors:
- a CDS encoding GGDEF domain-containing protein → MGKYKLKLSFVIVSMIIIVVLATSGVSIWSSYRNFNDILTQNKNMMQENYVRELSAMSENYIQERLNDPNQAQSIELNMEQLVGKIHDENTISFSTFFKSMIVPLFILFVIILIVAIWIALKIVRPLQKLSTSVERAEGVQELEVINDWYDEVRSLKEVVENVVILSESKISDLTNQLNLDSLTGIPNRRRMDQILNELIFNRVPHAIVLIDLDDFKSINDTYGHTMGDEVLKSFANHMQNNIGKQGMCFRYGGEEFMVILPSATVDIAIEIAENLRIKQALLDTACGRPVTLSAGITAFTTNIMNPNQLISIADQALYKAKQSGRNCTCVVDELSEKIIK
- a CDS encoding DUF1850 domain-containing protein encodes the protein MRQRKALIVFAILCSILCLVIFLPFQKVFAFTETRTVHPILHYIPLTTEETFQIRYTHSIHKSDVLEHYQYIGGKRIQMVGMEYEDLAIGMPSNAEENQIFTERNGKYYLQFNNEIIDNFTIFIGDLDLALVLIYEHYEYDLKKDLQRGSSYLFEVKRLSLYEQWKGVRMR
- a CDS encoding LysM peptidoglycan-binding and 3D domain-containing protein, whose amino-acid sequence is MKKQAFALAVALTFSLSVFTGSSSAEEIDRVQIGNTLWGISKVFNLSIEELQQISEIDSTWIYPEQTLSIVKGDEKPKDQHLIEKGDTLFNIALTNNVTIAELKEWNNLSSDLIFVGEQLAIKASAAKPKPTVNKVQKPATTTKGASAATKGTGKTLTMRATAYTAYCEGCSGITANGTDIRSNPNLKVIAVDPRVIPLGTKVWVEGYGEAIAADTGGAIKGNKIDVFIPSEGQARKWGVKQVTVKVLN
- a CDS encoding superoxide dismutase family protein, with the protein product MKKISLVFMSLLVFVGGCGFFEKKEEKVAVNAKSPLTATAKVIGKDNESYGNAYFQEEDNGVMMTLALSGLPPGTHGIHIHAVGKCEPPTFESAGPHFNPTSKEHGKLNPKGYHLGDLPNLEVGEDGNVDLNFLAEGLTLEKNAANSLLNGEGTALVIHESEDDYKTDPAGNSGARIACGVIQ
- a CDS encoding sensor histidine kinase; the encoded protein is MKLFFRDHASVIILYAISFLFLPWLIQVLDDLSSHYFYFIFLVSFLFTIWLVGRYFRRRKLYAHLQNNTLTHNDLHLFEPQAWIEQAYSSKLRQMQYLYLTQQQLLEEQGNERQLVLSHFAHQMKTPLSVIQLIIQSNPNAAASNPSEWQIIKNECDKMTFTLNQLLSYERTSHLAADLKIEALLLKELVQEVINNLKDYFIAKEIFPKIVFTDNPIIYSDQKWLKITLYQILNNAIKYGDSESSIQIMYDDAILQIKNEGETIPESEISRVFDLFYTGTKGRMGGAATGIGLYLVKKILTSLEHPFTLLSLNNTTTFTIDFSNKRKKVI
- a CDS encoding TAXI family TRAP transporter solute-binding subunit, which codes for MKKKRFNLFLLLTAIALLILAACGADGGTGTKGKDNSASSDKPASDIKLMSLLTGGTQGTYYALGGTFADFITTETGIKTTAEVSQASAANMNALEAGKGEIAFVQTDIAYYATEGKLMFKKKIDTIAALGALYPETVQLVTTEASGIKSYADLKGKKVSVGAPGSGTYANAEQLLEVHGLTMTDIKAQNLDFGESTDGLQSGQIDAAFITAGTPTAAVEALNATTKVNIIGVDPGKADALIEKYPYYAKDTVKAGTYGIANDTETVSVLAMLAVRKDLPDDVVYSMTKAIYDNKDKISHPKGAFIKAETGLAGISIDVHPGAQKYFDEKK
- a CDS encoding response regulator translates to MIRVIVMDDEPLALINMEKKLEEFDSIEVIKTFTTVKELMAEGPNLSFQVAFLDIEMPGMNGLEVAHLLQEWNPNIYIVFVTAYRDYAIQAFEIHSLDYLLKPISKARLETTINRIQALFHQEKKSLPVVDQQKSLLTIQCFGGFVVSYDDKTVLWRTVKTKELFAFLFSNLNSLIPRDTIIDALWTETDYKKARVQLHTTVSYLRTTLSTLGYLDVIQYANGCYILQLEDFQCDAYDLEQILNEKMESGRLNIEKAEALIQKYQGEYMATLDYPWIISKANYMNNQFTLLLHDLEAHYTAINDVKKREHILLLAFEHNPYSDKTIQQLMQHYIEIDNRASAVKIYNKFRDTLLNDLEILPNQETTELFNALSQEL
- a CDS encoding hybrid sensor histidine kinase/response regulator, which produces MSLFKNTASRVLTIVLIFIALTILRLLWLSYFLPSSNQPVAHEGIFDIRHQQLPEDEVLHLNGEWLYYPDLVDPLTINDRTLTYSSSVNRQTIPIKDAGKKAQSYGTYRLKIQLNTNAAKDNHYAIRIPAVSTASALYINGKLVGQSGKVASNPQSHRGQAAPYTVYFTNEQSEMDLVLHVSNFDTSESPTISKRVLFSSATAMIHHQQVTKLSLATISIMLIIFALFSILVFLFIYRKPIVLLFTVGFLLPLADELITFDRSILDWLHLEYAWSFKLSSVIYLGASFFFVQFMRVLLVKYRYAKCFQLFFHLYALGALLIVLLPIKWLYISNLLFFILYAASFLFVVAFALREYIENQTQSSVFIALTALSTTNGVIWGLIKSIYVFDIPVYPLDYLFIMLGFSSYWFKRFFENTEQIKVLVAKLQKDDELKDEFLSSSSQKLWDPMNKMITLGQSIYDNPNNKLVAEDHENLKYLIDIGRSMSFTLNDILDYTRLKEGNLHLHKKVISIQGAVYGVFDMLRFITNGKQIHMNSTISQSFPNILADEKRLIQILFNLLHNAIKYTDAGSIEISAHIEKNMAVILIHDTGLGMDDSIQSRLFSPYEQGSENDDGIGLGLLISKKLIELHGGTLKIHSIPNKGSDVYFTLPLAMENVKDQHNYLKHEITAVPAEEKILASITEKQFKILMVDDDLVNLTIMRSLFAPTEYAVKTVTSSEMALAALKDNDWDLVIIDAMMPYISGYALIEMMREHYSLLELPILLLTARKYPEDVYIGFAHGANDYVTKPINALELKVRSRALIDLKYSIHQQLQLETAWLQAQIQPHFLFNTLNTIASLSTIDTDRMINLLHHFGEYLHASFDVRNLQRVVPLKEELELVNSYLYIEQQRFGQLLHIEWDIDNHINIDIPPISIQNLVENAIRHGVLKQEKGGTVCIRIKDGPDFVAISVIDNGVGIDPTILHELQSGNDNKSTNSGIGIRNTDLRLKRIYGQRLHIESTLNKGTTISFRIPKN
- a CDS encoding response regulator transcription factor, encoding MYKIYIIEDDANISRLITEQLTKYQFQCYTVQQFHHIVEEFQTIQPHLVVMDINLPTYDGYFWSRKIRQLSTCPIIIVSARINDIDQVYGIENGADDFMTKPFSLDVFMAKVNGLIRRTYGEYASSDSSIITIANTTLNTDTVRLQTAKQESLLTLKEMQLCKLLFDSYPNVVTRQELLSAIWDDETFVEENTLSVNIGRLRKKFEVIQSLLEIKTIRGLGYQLVEVEE